Below is a genomic region from Citrobacter telavivensis.
CCAGATATCCAGAATCTGTCGCAGCACTGCCACATACAACGCCTCTTTTGACGGGTAGTAATAAAGGAGATTGGTTTTGGAGACGCCGGCCTGTTCGGCAATTTGCTCAATGCGTGTGCCGTGAAAACCATATTGTGAGAACGCATTTAATGCGGCCGTCAGAATCGCCTCGCGTTTCGCGCTGACCGCCTGCGAGCGCTTACCTGTTTTTTTCCCCGCATGTTGAACCATGCCCCTCTCCTTGTTCCGTAAATCTGGCAGTGGCGCATAGTCTGCGGGGCGTTTCATTTCAGTTCAACCTGACAGGCAAAAAAAACCGCCGGAGGATCCGGCGGCGGTGGCATCATCACGCAGAGATAGCACGCTTTCGTGATGATTTTCCGGGGTAGCAGGCCAGGCCTTTACGAATTACGGTTGCCGTGGCTACTTTTGCCCCCTTTCTTACCGGCTTCTGATGCACGCTGCGGGTCATTCTTGAAATTCCCCCCACTGTGCTGACCACCTTTACGACCTGCTTCTGATGCTCTTTCACGGTCTTCGGCAAAATTGCCGGAGCCGCCGCGATGGTTTGCCATTTCTGACCTCCGTCATTGATTAGACATCGTCGTGCCCAGGTGTCGGGGAGTTTCCCCTCGCGGCGTATGACTGACGCCATAACGTTCGCCGCGTGGAACTAAGCATAGTGAACACCGGTCGTTCAGGAGGAGATTTGTAATATTCTGTAATATCTTTGTCCGCGTATGGCTTTATTGCGGCAAACAAACCGCATAATTGTTTCTTATGGCAAAAGAAAGCCCGCGCGGAAAAAATGTATCATGATAATTCATGAACGCTCCATCGGCATGAGGCCGCTAAATATCATGATTAAATTTATTATAAATCAAAGAAATGTTTCTAAAGCTTGCACTCTCGTCGACACGACTTATCTTTAAATAAGTGCAGCAATGAGCTGCTTTCGATAAACCGAGGAGTAGTGCAAATGGCAAAAGTTCTGGTGCTTTATTATTCCATGTACGGACACATCGAAACGATGGCACATGCGGTGGCAGAAGGAGCAAGCAAAGTCAATGGCGCGGAGGTCACCATCAAACGCGTACCAGAAACGATGCAGGCGGAAATCTTCGCTAAAGCAGGCGGTAAAACACAAAATGCCCCCGTCGCAACCCCGCAGGAACTGGCTGATTATGACGCCATTATTTTTGGTACGCCGACGCGCTTTGGCAATATGTCAGGTCAGATGCGTACCTTCCTGGATCAGACGGGAGGACTGTGGGCGTCCGGCGCGCTGTATGGCAAACTCGCCAGCGTTTTCAGTTCTACCGGGACAGGCGGCGGCCAGGAACAAACTATTACGTCCACATGGACTACACTTGCCCATCATGGGATGGTGATTGTCCCTATCGGCTACGCCGCACAAGAACTGTTTGATGTTTCGCAGGTTCGCGGTGGTACGCCTTATGGCGCAACGACCATTGCCGGTGGTGACGGTTCACGCCAGCCAAGTCAGGAAGAACTCTCTATTGCGCGTTATCAGGGCGAATACGTTGCCGGTCTGGCAGTGAAGCTCAACGGCTAATCTTCAACGGGAGGATAAGAATGCCAACTCAAGAAGCGAAAGCTCATCACGTCGGTGAGTGGGCAAGTCTGCGCAATACATCGCCAGAAATAGCCGAAGCCATATTTGAAGTTGCCGGATATGACGAGAAGCTGGCAGAAAAAATTTGGGAAGAAGGCAGCGATGAAGTACTCATTAAAGCCTTTGATAAGACAGATAAAGACGCGCTCTTCTGGGGTGAACAAACCATCGAACGCAAAAACGTTTAATCCGTCAATTCCCCCGCTCGCGCGGGGGAATCTCACTTACTTCGCGGCCTCATTCAGCAGCGCGTCAAACTTGTCAATCGGACAGAAACCATTCGCATCAATCGGGCATCCTTTCAGCTCCAGCGCGACGCGTTGCGCCGGTGCTTTCAGCGTCAGCACATCCGCATTACGCAACTGATCTGAACTCTGATACACATACTCGATTTTCATCAGATCGCGGTTGGCTTTCGTGTCATGCCAGCGCTGGAACACAATCTTGCCACCGATCGGCGTACGTTCGTTCTGATCGTGTAGCTGATAGGGTTTGAACTCCAGTGCGGAGAGCAGCGAGGCGATGTTTGAATCATGCCCCACCAGCACGGTGATTTTCGGCGCTTTCGCCTGTTCGGTTACCAGCGTTTTGTCGATGTATTTCACCAGCGGTTTCGCGACATTGCGCGCGACTTCCGCAGAGGTAAACAGGCTGTCCTGGTAGCCGTTTTTCAGTTTCGACAACACCTTCCATTGCTGATCGGATTTAATTTCACCCCAGGCCACCTGATCCATCGGGAATCCTTCGTAGTATTGCAGCGTGAAGGCGTCCACCAGCGAATTCCCCACTTTCAGCGGTCCGGAGACCCCCGGTTCCTGCTCATCGTTCGCGCTGAAGGTGTCTTTGGCCTCAGTCAGAGAACACTGCTGTTTCTCCTTGCACGACGGTGAATCTTTGTAGTTGATCATCTGCTCCAGCAACTTGTAGCTGTCATCAAGTTGCATCTGGCTACGTTCTTTTTCCATCGCCTGCACGGCTTTCTCACGGAAAGCCACCGAGTCATCGGTGATCACCGGGTTGAAGGTTGGGTCCATGGTGCCCATTTTTTCCTGGTGATGTACCGGAACATCACAACCGGGGAACGCGCCGGTGATAAAGAACTGGGCGGTCGCAACCGTACGTTGCAGACTGTTAGCATAGGTATAGACCGTCTCCGGTGCCGGGCACTCGCCGGATTTCACCATCCCCTGCTCTGCCAGCCATTCACGCATGTAATGACCCATATACACTTCCAACACGCCACCTTTGGTGGTGAGCTGTCCGCCCGGCACATCCCATTCAGGCCACTTATTCGGTGTGGACTGCTCCAGCACGCTGCCATTATTCGCCAGCGGTGCGCGTAAGTTGTGTCGACTCATCATCAATACTTGCTGTAGCTGATAGCCTTCCGGCGCGGCTTGCGCCTGTGCTGCAGAAGACAACATCACAACCCCTGCCACAGCGGCGGCAATTAACGATTTGTTCATCCCTACGACCTCGCGTTGTTATTCGTCATCCATAATTGTGACAGATATATTACACTTTTCCGGGAACGAGACCGCAAAACCGGGATTCAGCGCATCATCTGGATGCCAAATATCATTTGCAGCTTTCGGGTCCCGGAAGGCGTGAAGGTGACATGGCGGCTTCCCGGAGCCGTTTTGATCCACCGCTGCCCGGTAAGCCA
It encodes:
- a CDS encoding stress-induced protein; the encoded protein is MANHRGGSGNFAEDRERASEAGRKGGQHSGGNFKNDPQRASEAGKKGGKSSHGNRNS
- the wrbA gene encoding NAD(P)H:quinone oxidoreductase — translated: MAKVLVLYYSMYGHIETMAHAVAEGASKVNGAEVTIKRVPETMQAEIFAKAGGKTQNAPVATPQELADYDAIIFGTPTRFGNMSGQMRTFLDQTGGLWASGALYGKLASVFSSTGTGGGQEQTITSTWTTLAHHGMVIVPIGYAAQELFDVSQVRGGTPYGATTIAGGDGSRQPSQEELSIARYQGEYVAGLAVKLNG
- a CDS encoding bifunctional glucose-1-phosphatase/inositol phosphatase; this encodes MNKSLIAAAVAGVVMLSSAAQAQAAPEGYQLQQVLMMSRHNLRAPLANNGSVLEQSTPNKWPEWDVPGGQLTTKGGVLEVYMGHYMREWLAEQGMVKSGECPAPETVYTYANSLQRTVATAQFFITGAFPGCDVPVHHQEKMGTMDPTFNPVITDDSVAFREKAVQAMEKERSQMQLDDSYKLLEQMINYKDSPSCKEKQQCSLTEAKDTFSANDEQEPGVSGPLKVGNSLVDAFTLQYYEGFPMDQVAWGEIKSDQQWKVLSKLKNGYQDSLFTSAEVARNVAKPLVKYIDKTLVTEQAKAPKITVLVGHDSNIASLLSALEFKPYQLHDQNERTPIGGKIVFQRWHDTKANRDLMKIEYVYQSSDQLRNADVLTLKAPAQRVALELKGCPIDANGFCPIDKFDALLNEAAK